The Actinomadura sp. WMMB 499 genome includes a window with the following:
- a CDS encoding Ig-like domain-containing protein, with protein MRGKKALAMALVLGLATACGGGGGEVTPKKTEAAQPEVTIAPANGSARARPDQGVVVKASGGTLGAVAVTLKGEPVPGSLSADKTAWRSSWTLQPGGAYQVQATATSPEGKTTTATSAFRTTTAVAATRINNVVPSAGETVGTGMPIFIQFNKDVPEQARPLIEKSVELSSTKPTTGSWRWLDKGHSFNGLPSLVFRPKKPWAPHQEVSVTVHYAGLKIGDDVFGAKDVTRRFKIGDSHVVNIDAKTHRLVVKKNGKTVRSWGVSLGSGGDVWADGVDHLLTTSGVHLTMDRSRMERMRPPGKKPGDPGWYDEQVPWATRISNSGEYIHQNMDDPSCLGNRNCSHGCVRSPAADARWFYDWSYRGDIVNITGTARKLDWWNGWGYWEVPFEKWSNTTDREPVTTTPLKS; from the coding sequence GTGCGCGGCAAGAAGGCCCTGGCCATGGCGCTGGTCCTCGGACTGGCGACGGCGTGCGGCGGCGGGGGCGGCGAGGTCACCCCCAAGAAGACCGAGGCCGCCCAGCCCGAAGTGACGATCGCCCCGGCGAACGGCAGCGCGCGCGCACGGCCCGACCAGGGCGTCGTCGTCAAGGCGTCCGGCGGGACGCTCGGCGCGGTCGCCGTCACGCTGAAGGGGGAGCCGGTGCCGGGCTCGCTGTCCGCCGACAAGACCGCGTGGCGGTCGTCCTGGACGCTCCAGCCCGGCGGCGCCTACCAGGTGCAGGCGACCGCGACCTCACCGGAGGGGAAGACGACCACCGCCACCAGCGCCTTCCGCACCACCACCGCCGTCGCCGCCACCCGGATCAACAACGTCGTGCCGAGCGCCGGGGAGACCGTCGGCACCGGAATGCCGATCTTCATCCAGTTCAACAAGGACGTTCCCGAGCAGGCCAGGCCGCTGATCGAGAAGAGCGTCGAGCTGTCCTCCACCAAGCCGACCACCGGCTCGTGGCGCTGGCTCGACAAGGGCCACTCGTTCAACGGGCTCCCGTCCCTGGTGTTCCGCCCGAAGAAGCCGTGGGCGCCGCACCAGGAGGTGTCCGTCACCGTCCACTACGCGGGCCTGAAGATCGGCGACGACGTGTTCGGCGCCAAGGACGTCACCCGCCGGTTCAAGATCGGCGACTCGCACGTGGTGAACATCGACGCGAAGACGCACCGGCTCGTCGTGAAGAAGAACGGGAAGACCGTCCGCAGCTGGGGCGTCAGCCTCGGCTCGGGCGGCGACGTGTGGGCGGACGGGGTCGACCACCTGCTCACCACCAGCGGCGTCCACCTCACCATGGACCGCAGCCGGATGGAGCGGATGCGCCCGCCCGGCAAGAAGCCCGGCGACCCCGGCTGGTACGACGAGCAGGTCCCGTGGGCGACCCGCATCTCCAACAGCGGCGAGTACATCCACCAGAACATGGACGACCCGTCCTGCCTCGGCAACCGCAACTGCAGCCACGGCTGCGTGCGGTCCCCCGCCGCCGACGCCAGGTGGTTCTACGACTGGTCGTACCGCGGCGACATCGTCAACATCACCGGCACCGCCCGCAAGCTCGACTGGTGGAACGGCTGGGGCTACTGGGAGGTCCCGTTCGAGAAGTGGTCGAACACCACCGACCGCGAGCCGGTCACCACGACCCCCCTCAAGTCCTGA
- a CDS encoding O-antigen ligase produces the protein MTAAWWRRPSWIAAATVACVGVPSAGRTFGPGVQVTAGDVASVALVATAAVLVLLGRTRLPRAALVAFGPLVAGLGISTVCSSDIAASVPGFLRDLQIFVLVPLAVVLVCRDRADLGIVCGAVLGLGLAEAAYGIWQAATGNGASIDGANVRAVGTFGAVDVMAMSVVAAFAFLVLAAFTLAGARRAPWILPAALAGLAVLGAALVLALSRGTWLALGAAAVLMLVLFDRRVAARTLACGAALVLLGGVFAGGYTSAVTARARSMVGSVADPDRSVNDRYHLWAAAQGMWRDDPLTGVGVKNFAEYRDTYAGIELSSGSETHDPVNGYLRQPLLSPHNQYLLVLAEQGVVGLAGFAAMLAAIVRGLWRRRRPRDPLWLAATGCTAFLLVNFLYSDLGGPTTVLTATLLGVAATRAFALRRPAPARVDRHGFRVHELQAAP, from the coding sequence ATGACCGCGGCGTGGTGGAGGCGCCCGAGCTGGATCGCGGCGGCCACCGTCGCCTGCGTGGGCGTCCCGTCGGCCGGCCGGACGTTCGGGCCCGGCGTGCAGGTCACCGCCGGGGACGTCGCGAGCGTCGCGCTGGTGGCGACCGCCGCCGTCCTGGTGCTGCTCGGCCGGACGCGGCTGCCGCGCGCGGCGCTCGTCGCGTTCGGCCCGCTCGTCGCGGGGCTCGGGATCAGCACCGTCTGCTCGTCCGACATCGCGGCGAGCGTCCCCGGGTTCCTGCGCGACCTGCAGATCTTCGTGCTGGTGCCGCTCGCGGTCGTGCTGGTGTGCCGGGACCGCGCCGACCTCGGCATCGTCTGCGGGGCCGTGCTCGGCCTCGGCCTGGCGGAGGCCGCGTACGGGATCTGGCAGGCGGCGACGGGCAACGGCGCGTCGATCGACGGCGCCAACGTGCGCGCCGTCGGGACGTTCGGCGCGGTCGACGTCATGGCGATGTCGGTCGTCGCCGCGTTCGCGTTCCTGGTGCTGGCGGCGTTCACGCTCGCGGGGGCGCGGCGCGCGCCCTGGATCCTCCCGGCCGCGCTCGCCGGGCTCGCCGTGCTGGGCGCGGCGCTCGTCCTCGCGCTCAGCCGGGGGACGTGGCTGGCGCTCGGCGCGGCGGCCGTGCTGATGCTCGTGCTGTTCGACCGCCGGGTCGCGGCCCGGACGCTGGCGTGCGGCGCCGCGCTCGTCCTGCTGGGCGGGGTGTTCGCGGGCGGCTACACGTCCGCCGTGACGGCGCGCGCGCGGTCGATGGTGGGGTCCGTCGCCGATCCCGACCGGTCGGTGAACGACCGCTACCACCTGTGGGCCGCCGCGCAGGGGATGTGGCGGGACGATCCGCTCACCGGCGTCGGGGTGAAGAACTTCGCGGAGTACCGCGACACCTACGCGGGGATCGAGCTGTCGTCGGGCAGCGAGACCCACGACCCGGTCAACGGCTACCTGCGGCAGCCGCTGCTGTCCCCGCACAACCAGTACCTGCTGGTCCTCGCCGAGCAGGGCGTCGTCGGCCTCGCGGGGTTCGCGGCGATGCTCGCGGCGATCGTCCGCGGCCTGTGGCGGCGCCGCCGCCCGCGCGACCCGCTGTGGCTCGCCGCCACCGGCTGCACCGCGTTCCTGCTGGTCAACTTCCTGTACTCGGACCTCGGCGGCCCCACCACCGTGCTCACCGCGACCCTCCTCGGCGTCGCCGCGACCCGCGCCTTCGCCCTCCGCCGCCCCGCCCCCGCCCGCGTCGACCGGCACGGCTTCCGCGTCCACGAACTCCAGGCGGCGCCATGA
- a CDS encoding FAD-binding oxidoreductase, whose product MDAWGAPRRVVSGAPRRVAVVGAGMVGLSTAWFLQERGVDVTVLERRDVAAGASWGNAGWLTPGLATPLPEPAVLASGVRAVLSPSSPVYVPPSASPRLLRFLAGFARNSTAARWRRAMEALVPINGLALPSFDALVEGGVAAETRDAAPFVAAYRTAAERRVLLEEIEHIAAAGQDVECEALDGTEARALAPLLSERVGAAILLRGQRFVDPGRFVRALAGAVRARGGEIRTGTDVGGLRDGPDGVAVGTERFDAVVVASGVRLGDLARRFGVRAVVQAGRGYSFSVPVESVPSGPVYLPAQRVACTPLGDRLRLAGMMEFRRPDAALDPRRIRAIVEAARPMLRGADLDDRRDEWVGSRPCTRDGLPLIGATRSPRVFVGGGHGMWGITLGPATGRLLAETVATGRAPAELAPFDPLR is encoded by the coding sequence ATGGACGCGTGGGGCGCTCCGCGCCGTGTCGTTTCGGGCGCTCCGCGCCGTGTCGCCGTCGTCGGCGCCGGCATGGTCGGCCTGTCCACCGCCTGGTTCCTGCAGGAACGCGGCGTCGACGTCACCGTGCTCGAGCGGCGGGACGTCGCCGCGGGCGCGTCGTGGGGGAACGCGGGCTGGCTGACGCCGGGACTCGCGACGCCGCTGCCGGAACCGGCCGTCCTCGCGTCCGGGGTGCGCGCGGTGCTGAGCCCGTCGTCGCCGGTCTACGTGCCGCCGAGCGCGAGCCCGCGGCTGCTGCGGTTCCTCGCCGGGTTCGCCCGCAACAGCACCGCGGCCCGCTGGCGGCGCGCGATGGAGGCGCTGGTGCCGATCAACGGGCTCGCGCTGCCGAGCTTCGACGCGCTCGTCGAGGGCGGGGTCGCGGCGGAGACGCGGGACGCCGCCCCGTTCGTCGCCGCGTACCGGACGGCCGCCGAGCGCCGCGTCCTGCTGGAGGAGATCGAGCACATCGCCGCGGCGGGGCAGGACGTCGAGTGCGAGGCGCTCGACGGCACCGAGGCGCGCGCGCTGGCGCCGCTGCTGTCGGAGCGCGTCGGCGCGGCGATCCTGCTGCGCGGCCAGCGGTTCGTCGACCCCGGACGGTTCGTGCGCGCCCTCGCCGGCGCGGTGCGGGCGCGCGGCGGCGAGATCCGGACCGGGACGGACGTCGGCGGGCTGCGCGACGGCCCGGACGGCGTCGCCGTCGGTACCGAGCGGTTCGACGCCGTCGTGGTCGCGAGCGGCGTGCGGCTCGGCGACCTCGCGCGCCGGTTCGGTGTCCGGGCGGTCGTGCAGGCCGGGCGCGGCTACAGCTTCAGCGTGCCGGTGGAGAGCGTCCCGTCCGGCCCGGTGTACCTTCCGGCGCAGCGGGTGGCCTGCACGCCGCTCGGCGACCGGCTGCGCCTCGCCGGGATGATGGAGTTCCGCCGTCCGGACGCGGCGCTGGACCCCCGGCGGATCCGGGCGATCGTCGAGGCGGCGCGCCCGATGCTGCGGGGCGCGGACTTGGACGACCGGCGCGACGAGTGGGTCGGCTCCCGCCCGTGCACCCGGGACGGGCTGCCGCTGATCGGCGCGACCCGTTCGCCGCGCGTGTTCGTCGGCGGCGGGCACGGCATGTGGGGCATCACGCTCGGCCCGGCCACCGGCCGGCTGCTGGCGGAGACCGTCGCGACGGGCCGCGCCCCGGCCGAACTGGCCCCCTTCGACCCGCTCCGCTGA
- a CDS encoding sugar transferase, which translates to MSAQGLSPSIDDAAGADLAAGGSAAALAPGMPLVPYRRRTPGPRLLPALFPACLAAADGWAMAAAVSAAQAGRPGGGLPAAAAAAIVGLNATGGLYRSRRGPSLLADLRAVLVRVLLVGTVAALLLAARPLAWLWLLALAAAVPVASRALVNGAARTYRCRRSRSRPALVVGVGGTSGHLVELLRTRGEFGLAPVGQVAAGRGAAGAGEADEADEPVLPVLGDITDVPTLVEEHGVGTLIVVAEDVAPERLGAVLRCSFGLACETLLVQPPAAVVPVAPGRREYLAGLPCARVDWRLREPAQRFAKRLLDVAVASVLLVTAAPLLAACAVAVRLEGGPGVLFRQRRIGLGGEEFVLLKFRTLKPADEREADTRWTVRGDSRMGPVGRFLRNTSMDELPQLWNVVRGDMSLVGPRPERPHFVEQFSRTCPGYMLRHRVPVGMTGWAQVHGFRGDTSIELRARLDNHYIDHWSFGADLKILLLTVRAVLGRDSG; encoded by the coding sequence ATGAGTGCCCAGGGACTCAGTCCCTCCATCGACGACGCCGCCGGCGCGGATCTCGCCGCGGGCGGGAGCGCCGCCGCGCTCGCCCCCGGGATGCCGCTCGTCCCGTACCGGCGCCGCACGCCGGGGCCGCGCCTGCTGCCCGCGCTCTTCCCCGCCTGCCTCGCCGCCGCCGACGGCTGGGCGATGGCCGCCGCGGTGTCGGCCGCGCAGGCCGGACGGCCGGGCGGCGGGCTGCCCGCCGCCGCGGCCGCCGCGATCGTCGGGCTGAACGCGACCGGCGGGCTGTACCGGTCGCGGCGCGGCCCGTCGCTGCTGGCCGACCTGCGGGCGGTGCTCGTCCGGGTGCTGCTGGTGGGGACGGTCGCGGCGCTGCTCCTCGCCGCCCGCCCGCTCGCCTGGCTGTGGCTCCTCGCGCTGGCCGCGGCCGTCCCGGTCGCGTCCCGCGCGCTGGTGAACGGCGCGGCCCGCACCTACCGGTGCCGCCGCTCCCGGTCCCGTCCCGCCCTGGTCGTCGGCGTCGGCGGCACGTCCGGGCACCTGGTCGAGCTGCTGCGGACGCGCGGCGAGTTCGGGCTCGCACCGGTCGGGCAGGTCGCCGCGGGGCGCGGGGCCGCCGGGGCGGGCGAGGCGGACGAGGCGGACGAACCGGTGCTGCCCGTCCTCGGCGACATCACCGACGTGCCGACGCTCGTCGAGGAGCACGGGGTCGGCACGCTGATCGTCGTCGCGGAGGACGTCGCGCCCGAGCGGCTCGGCGCCGTGCTGCGCTGCTCGTTCGGCCTCGCCTGCGAGACGCTGCTCGTGCAGCCCCCGGCGGCGGTCGTCCCGGTGGCGCCCGGCCGCCGCGAGTACCTCGCGGGACTGCCGTGCGCGCGGGTGGACTGGCGGCTGCGCGAGCCCGCGCAGCGGTTCGCCAAGCGGCTGCTGGACGTCGCCGTCGCGTCCGTCCTGCTGGTCACGGCGGCGCCGCTGCTCGCCGCGTGCGCGGTCGCGGTGCGGCTGGAGGGCGGGCCGGGCGTGCTGTTCCGGCAGCGGCGGATCGGGCTCGGCGGCGAGGAGTTCGTCCTGCTGAAGTTCCGCACCCTGAAGCCCGCGGACGAGCGCGAGGCCGACACCCGCTGGACCGTGCGCGGCGACAGCCGCATGGGCCCGGTCGGCCGGTTCCTGCGCAACACCTCCATGGACGAGCTGCCGCAGCTGTGGAACGTGGTGCGCGGCGACATGAGCCTCGTCGGCCCGCGCCCCGAACGTCCCCATTTCGTCGAGCAGTTCTCCCGCACCTGCCCCGGCTACATGCTCCGGCACCGCGTCCCCGTCGGCATGACCGGATGGGCGCAGGTGCACGGCTTCCGGGGCGACACCAGCATCGAACTGCGCGCGCGCCTGGACAACCACTACATCGACCACTGGTCGTTCGGCGCCGACCTCAAGATCCTGCTGCTGACCGTCCGGGCCGTCCTCGGGAGGGACTCCGGATGA